A single Branchiostoma floridae strain S238N-H82 chromosome 11, Bfl_VNyyK, whole genome shotgun sequence DNA region contains:
- the LOC118425279 gene encoding cyclic GMP-AMP synthase-like codes for MPRDAGAGKGTTSEKSGVTGKGSGKKSPDEAGATGKGSGRKSPDEAGATGKGSGRKSPDEAGATGKGSGRKTPGKPGATGKGSGRKTPKAPAATVNGSGRKTPKDATRKGSGKKSPDEAGAAGKGSGKKTPDEAGATVKGRGRKTPDESGATVKRCGKKTPDEAGATGKGSCKKSPDVAGPAGKGSGRKSPVKSGATGNDRGFQTKLKKAIDNLVRVPQTDRSETAKIYNPIVRGILEEIKKIAVTEGESDIFRLQQLNSGSYFENLKVDTTNEFDFMFCIYGEKLVVQETEPDIGMVAVKLLKSSNSSLRKYLTPDGFLSPKKLLSRFRSLVERAVDTLSRAGAESPFRGLQFELTPQKDGCPAVTLMVAKKRLQISIDLVLALVAPPPWPKCTKEWKNGVTLWPNSRDIRKIKKNELHLVAKAAPPGKDPGGNKLWRLSFSQAEKDIFSGKIINPTDASHHAKTCRKDCLRCLKYIKLQLTGGVARDVDFASYHLKTVLLHAIVKQPNGWENDNLVTCIVYVIDELVQCIIKRHLPHFFIPGYNLFDPAVFRGLRHLDAVKNHFLRVKEDLMNGRLPEELNALAMPVH; via the exons ATGCCGCGAGACGCCGGTGCCGGAAAGGGCACCACAAGTGAGAAGTCTGGAGTAACCGGTAAAGGCAGTGGTAAGAAGTCACCAGATGAAGCTGGAGCAACCGGAAAAGGCAGTGGTAGGAAGTCGCCAGATGAAGCTGGAGCAACTGGAAAAGGCAGTGGTAGGAAGTCGCCAGATGAAGCTGGAGCGACCGGAAAAGGCAGTGGTAGGAAGACGCCAGGTAAGCCAGGTGCAACTGGAAAAGGAAGTGGTAGGAAGACGCCAAAAGCGCCGGCTGCAACCGTAAATGGCAGTGGTAGAAAGACACCAAAAGATGCAACCCGAAAAGGCAGTGGTAAGAAGTCGCCAGATGAGGCTGGAGCAGCCGGAAAAGGCAGTGGTAAGAAGACGCCAGATGAAGCTGGAGCAACCGTAAAAGGCCGTGGGAGGAAGACGCCAGATGAGTCTGGAGCAACCGTAAAACGCTGTGGTAAGAAGACGCCAGATGAGGCTGGAGCAACCGGAAAAGGCAGTTGTAAGAAGTCGCCAGATGTTGCTGGACCAGCCGGAAAAGGCAGTGGTAGGAAGTCGCCAGTTAAGTCTGGAGCAACCGGCAATGACAGAGGTTTCCAGACAAAATTGAAGAAAGCGATAGACAACCTTGTGCGGGTtccacagacagacaggtcGGAAACGGCAAAGATCTATAATCCTATCGTCAGAGGTATcttagaagaaataaaaaaaatcgcagTGACAGAAGGAGAAAGCGACATATTTCGTCTCCAACAACTGAATTCTGGAAGCTACTTCGAAAACCTGAAG GTTGACACTACAAACGAGTTCGACTTCATGTTCTGCATCTACGGTGAGAAGCTGGTTGTACAGGAGACAGAGCCCGACATCGGGATGGTAGCCGTGAAACTACTGAAGAGCAGCAATTCCTCACTCCGCAAGTACCTAACTCCAGACGG ATTCCTGTCCCCGAAGAAACTGTTGAGCCGATTCAGAAGTCTGGTGGAACGGGCCGTCGACACTTTGAGTAGAGCTGGAGCGGAAAGCCCTTTCAGAG GCCTACAGTTTGAGCTGACGCCGCAGAAGGATGGATGTCCGGCTGTCACTCTGATGGTTGCTAAGAAACGGCTACAGATATCCATCGACCTGGTGCTTGCCTTGGTGGCCCCACCGCCCTGGCCGAAATGTACCAAAGAATGGAAAAACGGCGTCACGCTCTGGCCGAATTCCCGAGACATCAGAAAGATCAAGAAAAACGAGCTTCACCTGGTGGCAAAGGCAGCACCTCCAG GCAAAGACCCCGGTGGCAATAAGCTCTGGAGGCTGTCCTTTTCCCAAGCTGAGAAGGATATCTTCAGCGGAAAGATCATTAATCCAACAGATGCCAGTCACCACGCAAAGACCTGTCGCAAAGATTGCCTCCGATGCCTGAAGTACATCAAGCTACAACTGACAGGCGGCGTTGCTAGAGATGTCGACTTCGCCTCCTACCACCTAAAAACGGTCCTGCTGCACGCGATAGTGAAACAGCCGAATGGTTGGGAGAACGACAACCTGGTCACCTGTATAGTGTACGTCATTGATGAGTTGGTGCAGTGTATCATCAAAAGGCACCTCCCTCACTTCTTCATACCAGGGTACAATCTTTTCGATCCTGCGGTTTTCCGTGGACTGCGACACCTGGACGCCGTGAAAAATCATTTCCTCCGTGTAAAGGAAGATCTTATGAATGGGCGTCTACCTGAGGAGCTTAATGCTCTAGCAATGCCTGTGCATTAA